From the genome of Aeromonas hydrophila subsp. hydrophila ATCC 7966:
CACTCTGATGTCGCTGGCCACCCGCAACACCCCGGCCAAATGGACCCCCTTGCTGATCATCCTGGGGCTGATTGGCGGCAGCTTCTTCTATGGCGAGGTGGTGATCACCCCGGCCATGTCGGTGATGTCGGCCATCGAGGGCTTGAACATCGCCGCCCCCTCCCTCGACCCCTATATAGTGCCGCTCTCGGTGCTGGTGCTGACCCTACTGTTCGCCATCCAGAAACACGGCACCGCCACCGTGGGCAAGCTGTTCGCCCCCATCATGCTCACCTGGTTCATCACCCTGGCGGTGCTGGGCCTGAACAGCATCTTCCAGCACCCCGAGGTGCTGGGGGCGCTCAACCCCGTCTGGGCGCTGCGCTTCTTTGCCAAGTACCAGACCGCCTCCTTCTTTGCCCTCGGCGCCGTGGTGCTGGCCATCACCGGGGTGGAGGCGCTCTACGCCGACATGGGCCATTTTGGCAAGAGTCCGATCCGGCGCGCCTGGTTTATGGTGGTGTTGCCCTCTCTGGTGCTCAACTACTTCGGCCAGGGGGCGCTGCTGCTGGCCCATCCCGAGGCCATCACCAACCCCTTCTTCCTGCTTGCACCGAAATGGGCGCTGCTGCCGCTGCTGCTGCTGGCGACCCTGGCTACGGTGATCGCCTCGCAGGCCGTGATCTCCGGGGTCTTTTCGCTCACCCGGCAGGCGGTGCGGCTCGGTTATCTCTCACCCATCCGCATCGTGCACACCTCCGAACAGGAGTCCGGCCAGATCTATATTCCGGTCATCAACTGGATGCTCTATATCTCGGTGGTGATCGTCATCATGAGCTTCGAGCACTCCAGCAACCTGGCGGCGGCCTACGGCATCGCCGTCACCGGCACCATGGTGCTCACTTCCATCCTCTCCTGCTCGGTGGCCCGCCACAGCTGGCACTGGAACAAGTACCTGGTGGCCGCCCTGTTTGTCGCGCTGCTGGCCATCGACGTGCCGCTGTTTGCCGCCAACCTCGCCAAGATCTTCTCCGGCGGCTGGCTGCCGCTCACCCTGGGGGCGGTGATGTTCACCGTGATGACCAGCTGGAAGAGCGAGCGCTTTCAGCTTATTCGCCGCCTCAACGAGCACGGCAACTCGCTGGAGCCGATGATCGCCTCGCTGGAGAAATCCCCGCCGACCCGGGTGGCCGGCACGGCGGTCTATATGTCGCGGGTGGTCAACGTGATCCCCCACGCGCTGCTGCACAACCTCAAGCACAACAAGGTGCTGCACGAGCGGATCATCCTGCTCACCCTGCGGGTGGAAGAGGTGCCCTACGTCCACAACGTGCGCCGGGTCTGCATCGAGCAGCTCTCCCCCACCTTCTGGCGGGTGGTGGCAAGCTATGGCTGGCGCGAGACCCCCAACGTGGAGGAGATCTTCCACCGCTGCAACGCCGAGGGGCTGAGCTGCCGGATGATGGAGACCTCCTTCTTCATGGCCCACGAGTCGCTGATCATGAAGGAGCGCCCCTGGTACCTCTACCTGCGCGGCAAGCTCTTTATGCTGCTGCAGCGCAACGCCCTGCGCGCACCGGATCAGTTCGAGATCCCGCCCAACCGGGTCATCGAGCTGGGATCCCAGGTGGATATCTGATGGCGTGAGTTGCGCTAAAGAGAGAGGGAGGCATTGGCCTCCCTCTCTCATTTTGTAACTAACCCCAATTACCGGCCCCCTCATCCCCAGCCCTTCTCCCACGAGGGAAGAAGGGAGCACACCACGGCGACCATATGCTGCAAACGGTGCAATTCACTTCGTTCTTTGCACCCTACCTCCCGGCATGCTGCCGATATGTTTCCGTTCTCGTGTGTCCGATTACGCTTCGCTAATCGAACCTACGGTTTCAAGACAAACGGTCTCTATCCGAACAGACTCGCTGCCGTAGGGTGCAACAAGCGCAGCGCCGTGCACCGCGAACATATTTTGATAGCGGTGCAATTCACTGCGTTCTTTGCACCCTACTCATGCTGCGTTTTCCAAGGTGACGAACCCTCTCCTACCCTTCGTCACAAGTGACGAACGTCACGGTTCGACAGTGGGACAAGGCCTCGACGCCCGTCGGCGCGATTTTAAACATCATTTAAAAACAAACACTTACACTCATCCAGCCAAGCAAAAACAAGCTGGCCCGTATCTTGCCAACCTGCCCCTACTTTCTCCGTTCGCGACACGACAAGGTAGGCTATGAACCGCTTCGTTATCGCTGACCCCAAGCTTTGTATCGGCTGTGGCACCTGTATGGCGGCCTGCAGCGAGGTACACAAGGCGCAAGGTTTGCAACAAGCCCCCCGTTTAACTGTTATGCGACACGAGCAGGCGACCATGCCGGTTCAGTGCCGTCACTGTGACGATGCCCCCTGCAGCAAGGTGTGCCCGGTCGAGGCGATCCGCCAGACCGGCGATTGCGTGCAACTCAACGAGTCGCTCTGCATCGGCTGCAACCTCTGCGCCGTGGCCTGTCCCTTTGGCGCCATCCAGAGCGGCGGCAGCCGTCCGGTGGCCGTGGCCACCAGTTACGACATCTATATCCCCTGCTCCATCCACTCCAGCAACCCCTCCACCTCCGCCGGCCTGCGCTGCTTTGGCGAGGATCTGCTGAGCTGGGAGCCGGGCGTGCGCAGCATCGCGGTCAAGTGTGACCTGTGCGAATTTCGTGCCGAAGGGCCGGCCTGTGTCGATGCCTGCCCCTCCCAGGCATTGAAGCTGGTCAATGACGGCGACACCGAACGCGCCGCCCGTATCCGTCGCCAGCAAGCGGCCGACACCAACCCGCAGGGGGCCTCTGCCTTCTCGGCGCCCGCCACGGCGCTCCCCGCATCCGATTTATCCACCACAGAGGGAGCGTGCTGATGTTGTCCCCCCTTGTTATGGCCACGCTCCTGCTCTTTTTGCTGGGCGCTGCCGCCGGTCTGCTGCTGCAAAAACTGCCCGCACTGGCCAACCGTCTCAACAGTGGCTTTGCCCTGTTGGGCTCGCTCGCGGGTCTGGTCGCCGCCATCCAGATCTTTGCCCAAGGCGCCCCCGTCGACGGCCAGCTCTGGCTGCTGGGCTCGGTTCACCTCGATATGCTGGCCGCACTGATGCTGCTGGTGATCAGCACCGTCGGCGTCGCTGTCGCCCTCTACTCCTTTGCCTATATCCGCGAATATCAGGGCAAGGGCGATGTGGCCATCGGCGCGCTGATGAACCTCTTCCTCTTTGCCATGGTGGGCATGGTACTGGCCGACAATGCGCTCGGTTTCTTGCTCTGCTACGAGCTGGTGACCCTCACCACCTACTGGCTGGTCAAAACCAACCCCGAGGCCGCCAAACAGAGCCGTCTCTATCTGGTGATGAACCATATCGGCATGGCACTGGTGCTGATCGCCTTCTGGCTGCTCTGCCGCGAGAGCGGCTCGCTGGAGTTCGCCGCGCTGCGCGAGCACCATCTGGCGGGCGTCCTGGCCTCCCTGGTGTTCCTGCTCAGCTTCTGCGGTTTTGGCCTGCGCGCCGGTTTCGTGCCGCTGCACGGCTGGCTGCCGGTGGCCGAGCCCGTTGCCCCCTCCCATATCTCGGCGCTGATGTCCGGCGTCATGGTGAAGCTGGGTCTCTTTGGCATCTTGCGGGTCAGCATCGATTTTCTCGGCGCCAGCCAGCTCTGGTGGGGCTATGTGGTGCTGATCTTCGGAGCCTGCTCGGCGGTGCTCGGGGTGCTGTTTGCGCTGGCCGAGCACGATCTCAAGCGGCTGCTCGCCTACCACACGGTGGAGAACATCGGCATCATCCTGATGGGGATGGGCATCGGCATGATCGGCATCGCCAACCAGCAGCCGGCACTGGTGGTGCTGGGGCTGCTCGGCGCCCTCTATCACCTGCTCAACCACGCCATCTTCAAGAGCCTGCTCTTTATGGGCACCGGCTCAGTGATGTTCCGCCTGCACACCCGCGACATGGACAAGATGGGGGGCCTGGCCAAGCTGATGCCCTGGACCGCGCTGGCGTTCCTCATCGGTGCCATGGCCATCTCGGCGCTGCCGCCCCTGAACGGCTTTGTCAGCGAGTGGTTTATCTACCAGTCGCTGCTCTCCATGACCAAACTCGGCACCTCCGTTGTCGCGCCGCTCGCGGTAGTGATGCTGGCGGTGACCGGCGCCATGGCGGTGATGTGTTTCGTCAAGGTGTACGGCATCTGCTTCTGCGGCGCCCCGCGCAGCGAGAAGGCGAGCCACGCCCGCGAAGTGCCGGGCGCCATGGTGGCAGGCACCCTGCTGCTGGCCGCCGTCTGTCTGGTGCTGGGTCTGGGCGCCCCCTGGATTGCCCCTCATATCGCCAGCTATGGCCAAGCCTTGGTAAGCGGCCAAATGAACGTGGCCACCGGCGCTACCCTGCTGCCCCTCGATAGCAGCCAGGCGATCCTCTCCCCGCCCGTTATCGCCATCACCTTGCTGGGGCTGTTCCTGATTCCGCTGCTGGTATTGGCCATCTTCAAGGGGCCCAAGCTGGGTCGTCGTCACGCTGGCACCCCGTGGGCTTGTGGTTACGCCTATGAGGAGCGCATGAGCCTCACCTCTGGTGGTGTCACCCACACCTTGCGCCAACTCTGCGCGCCGCTCTATCGCAAGCAGCCGCAGCTCGATCTGGCCAGCGCCCTGCACGGGGTGAGCGATACCAGCGGGACGACCGGCTGGCTGCTGCACGGTGTTGTGCTGGCGCTCTTTATCCTGATGGCTGTAGGAGTCTGATATGCCTGTTCTTGAAATGCCGAGCTGGGGCATGGTTGCCCTCGCCCTGACCCAGGCCATCGCCATGCTGGCGCTGGCGCCGCTCGCCACCGGTTTCAACCGGGTGCTGCGGGCCAAGATGCACTCCCGTCAGGGGCCGGGCCTGCTGCAGGATTACCGGGATATCGCCAAGCTCCTGCGCCGTCAGGAGGTGACCCCCGAGCCTGCCGGCATCATCTTCAACCTGATGCCTGCGCTGCTCATCGCCGCCCTCTTGCTGGTAGGGATGGCGCTGCCGACCCTGACTCACGAGTCCCCCTTCCCCATCGCCGGGGATCTCATCACCGACATCTATCTGTTCGCGATATTCCGCTTCTTCTTCTCCCTCTCCGGGCTCGACAGCGGCAGCATGTTTGCAGGGATCGGCGCCCGCCGTGAACTGACCCTCGGCATTCTGGTGGAGCCCATTCTGGTGCTCGCCTGCTTCATCATGGCGATGATGGTGGGCAGCTCGGATCTGGGCAATATCAGCAGCTATGTGGCGACCCAGCCGCTGGCAGCGCCCATCGCCACCCTGCTGGCTGGCGCCGCCTGCGCCTTCGCGGTGTTTGTCGAGATGGGCAAGCTGCCCTTTGACTGCGCCGAAGCCGAACAGGAGCTGCAGGAGGGGCCGCTTACCGAGTATTCCGGTGCGGGTCTTGCCCTGCTCAAGCTCTCCATCGGCCTCAAGCAACTGGTGGTGGTGCAGCTCTTTCTGGTGATTTTCCTCCCCTTCGGCAAGGCGGCCAACTGGAGTCTGCCTGCGCTCATCGGTGCGGCGCTGATCCTCGCCTGCAAGCTGCTGGTGGCCTTTTTGCTGGCCGGCATCATCGAAAACGCCATGGCCCGTACCCAGTTCGTGCGCACCCACAAGCTCACCCGCTACGGCTTGGGGCTGGCCCTGCTGGCGCTGCTCGCCTATCTGGTCGGGATCTGAATCATGCCCGCCAGCACAGCGACTTTTTCCGATTTCATCATTTGTGAATGCGCATTCCCGAACATTAAAGTGAGAACTGCATGACCATCGCCATTTCGGATCGCATCGGCTGCGACTATATCCAGCAGGTGCGAGCCCAACTGCCCCACGCCATCGTCGACGAGGAGTGGCAAACCGCCGATCAGGCCACCATTACCGTCAAGCCCACCAGTCTGGTCGAGACGGCCAGCCTGATCTTCCACCAGCTGGGGGGCTGGCTTCCGCTCTCCTTTGCCAATGACGAGCGCAGCCTCAACGGCCACTTCGCGGTCTACCACGTCTTCTCCATGGAGGGCGACACCAAGTGCTGGATCACCGTCAAGGTGCTGGTGGATGCCGATACCCAGGAGTATCCCTCCATCACCCCGACCATTCCGGCGGCGGTGTGGGGCGAGCGGGAGATCCGCGACATGTACGGCCTGCGCGCCATCGGTCTGCCGGACGAACGCCGTCTGGTGCTGCCGGACGACTGGCCGGAGGATATCCACCCCCTGCGCAAGGACGCCATGGATTATCGCCAGCGCCCGATGCCCACCACCGACACCGAGACCTACCCCTTCGTCAACGAGCTCGGCAGTGATGCCAACCGCATCGTGCCGGTCGGCCCGCTGCACATCACCTCGGATGAACCGGGGCACTTTCGTCTGTTCGTCGATGGCGAAGACATCATCGACGCCGACTACCGCCTCTTCTATGTCCATCGCGGCATGGAGAAGCTGGCGGAAACCCGGATGGGCTACAACGAAGTGGCGTTTCTGACCGACCGGGTCTGCGGCATCTGCGGTTTTACCCACAGCGTCGCCTACACCACCTCGGTGGAGAACGCCATGGGCATTGTGGTACCCGAGCGGGCCAAGATGATCCGCGCCGTGCTGCTGGAGGTGGAGCGCCTGCACAGCCATATCCTCAACATCGGCCTGTCGAGCCACTTCACCGGTTTCGACACCGGCTTCATGCAGTTCTTCCGGGTGCGGGAGAAATCCATGACCCTGGCCGAGCTGCTCACCGGTGCCCGCAAGACCTACGGCCTCAATCTGATTGGCGGGGTACGCCGCGACATCTTCAAGGAAGATCGCATCAAGGGAGCCCAGCTGGTACGGGAACTGCGTAATGAGCTCAAACCCCTGGTGGCCATGCTGCTGGATACCGCCAACATCTCTTCCCGCCTCATCGGTATCGGCAAGCTCGACCCGCAGATTGCCCGCGATTTCAGCTGCGTCGGCCCCATGGTGCGGGCGAGCGGCTTCAAGCGCGACGTGCGCCGGGTCCACGACTTTGCCGGCTACCGCGAGCTGCCGATGGAGATCCAGACCAAGGCGGGTTGCGACGTGCAATCCCGGGTGCTGGTGCGCATCCACGAGCTCTACGACTCCCTCGACATGATTGAGTTCGGCCTCGAGCACCTGCCACAGGGGCCGCTTTTGACCGAAGGGTTCACCTACCAGCCGGGCAAGTTTGCGCTGGGCTTTACCGAGGCGCCCCGCGGCGAGAACGTGCACTGGAGCATGACCGGGGACAACCAGAAGCTGTTCCGCTGGCGCTGCCGCGCCGCCACCTACGCCAACTGGCCCGCCCTGCGTTACATGCTGCGCGGCAATACCGTGGCGGATGCACCGCTCATCATCGGCAGTCTGGATCCCTGCTACTCCTGTACCGACCGGGTCACCCTGGTCGACCCCAAGAAGGGCAAATCCACCGTGGTCTCCTACAAGGAGATCGAGCGCTACGGCATCGATCGCAAAAACTCTCCGCTGAAATAAGGGGTCATCATGATCAAGCTGTTCAAGACCATCCTCAAGGCTGGCACCCCGACCGCCAAGTACCCCTTCGCCCCTTACGAGGTGAACCGGGATTTTCGCGGCAAACCCAAATATCAGGCGGATCAGTGCATCGCCTGCGCCGCCTGCACCAAGGCCTGCCCGGCCAACGCGCTGGTGATGGAAGTGGACATGGAGACAGGCGAACGGCGCTGGGAGATCTCCATGGCGCGCTGCATCTTCTGCGGCCGCTGCGAGGAAGTCTGCCCGACCCGCGCCATCGCCCTCTCACCCGAGTTCGAGCTGGCGGTGACCAACAAGGCCGACCTTTATGAGGAGGCCCGCTTCGCGCTGGCCCCCTGCACCCTGTGCGGCACCTACTTTGCCCCGAGCAAGCTGGTGGCGCTGGTGGAGGACACCCTCAAGCAGGCGGGCACACCGCTCGCGACCCCAGAGCGGCTGCATCACTGCCCCGACTGCAAACGAAAACAGAGCATGCTGAGCCAGCCTGACTCGGCCCTGATCACACCGATAGCCACACCGATGGCCGCACAAAAGGAGTGGATGTGATGAGCAAGATCAAAGGCATAGAACCGGTTGTCGGCCATGCCCATACCCGCGCCGTGCCGCTGGCACAGGATCCCGAGACCACCAAACTCAAGAAGACACTGCTCAAGGACATTCGCCGCTCGGCCTATGTCTACCGGGTCGATTGCGGCGGCTGCAACGCCTGCGAGATCGAGATCTTCGCCACCATCACCCCGCTGTTCGATGCCGAGCGTTTCGGCATCAAGGTGGTCGCCTCCCCCCGCCACGCCGACATCCTGCTCTTTACCGGCGCAGTGACCCGGGCGATGCGGGTACCGGCCCTGCGCGCCTACGAGGCGGCGCCCGACCCCAAGATCTGCATCGCCTACGGCGCCTGCGGCTGTGACGGCGGCATTTTCCACGATCTCTATTGCGTCTGGGGCGGCACCGACAAAATCGTACCGGTGGATGTCTATATCCCCGGCTGCCCGCCCACGCCGGCCGCCACCATCTAC
Proteins encoded in this window:
- the kup gene encoding low affinity potassium transporter Kup, whose product is MNGNHKQALSGVTLAAIGVVYGDIGTSPLYTLRECLSGQFGFGVEPASILGFLSLIFWLLILVVSVKYLSFVMRADNAGEGGILTLMSLATRNTPAKWTPLLIILGLIGGSFFYGEVVITPAMSVMSAIEGLNIAAPSLDPYIVPLSVLVLTLLFAIQKHGTATVGKLFAPIMLTWFITLAVLGLNSIFQHPEVLGALNPVWALRFFAKYQTASFFALGAVVLAITGVEALYADMGHFGKSPIRRAWFMVVLPSLVLNYFGQGALLLAHPEAITNPFFLLAPKWALLPLLLLATLATVIASQAVISGVFSLTRQAVRLGYLSPIRIVHTSEQESGQIYIPVINWMLYISVVIVIMSFEHSSNLAAAYGIAVTGTMVLTSILSCSVARHSWHWNKYLVAALFVALLAIDVPLFAANLAKIFSGGWLPLTLGAVMFTVMTSWKSERFQLIRRLNEHGNSLEPMIASLEKSPPTRVAGTAVYMSRVVNVIPHALLHNLKHNKVLHERIILLTLRVEEVPYVHNVRRVCIEQLSPTFWRVVASYGWRETPNVEEIFHRCNAEGLSCRMMETSFFMAHESLIMKERPWYLYLRGKLFMLLQRNALRAPDQFEIPPNRVIELGSQVDI
- a CDS encoding 4Fe-4S dicluster domain-containing protein gives rise to the protein MNRFVIADPKLCIGCGTCMAACSEVHKAQGLQQAPRLTVMRHEQATMPVQCRHCDDAPCSKVCPVEAIRQTGDCVQLNESLCIGCNLCAVACPFGAIQSGGSRPVAVATSYDIYIPCSIHSSNPSTSAGLRCFGEDLLSWEPGVRSIAVKCDLCEFRAEGPACVDACPSQALKLVNDGDTERAARIRRQQAADTNPQGASAFSAPATALPASDLSTTEGAC
- the hyfB gene encoding hydrogenase 4 subunit B — translated: MLSPLVMATLLLFLLGAAAGLLLQKLPALANRLNSGFALLGSLAGLVAAIQIFAQGAPVDGQLWLLGSVHLDMLAALMLLVISTVGVAVALYSFAYIREYQGKGDVAIGALMNLFLFAMVGMVLADNALGFLLCYELVTLTTYWLVKTNPEAAKQSRLYLVMNHIGMALVLIAFWLLCRESGSLEFAALREHHLAGVLASLVFLLSFCGFGLRAGFVPLHGWLPVAEPVAPSHISALMSGVMVKLGLFGILRVSIDFLGASQLWWGYVVLIFGACSAVLGVLFALAEHDLKRLLAYHTVENIGIILMGMGIGMIGIANQQPALVVLGLLGALYHLLNHAIFKSLLFMGTGSVMFRLHTRDMDKMGGLAKLMPWTALAFLIGAMAISALPPLNGFVSEWFIYQSLLSMTKLGTSVVAPLAVVMLAVTGAMAVMCFVKVYGICFCGAPRSEKASHAREVPGAMVAGTLLLAAVCLVLGLGAPWIAPHIASYGQALVSGQMNVATGATLLPLDSSQAILSPPVIAITLLGLFLIPLLVLAIFKGPKLGRRHAGTPWACGYAYEERMSLTSGGVTHTLRQLCAPLYRKQPQLDLASALHGVSDTSGTTGWLLHGVVLALFILMAVGV
- a CDS encoding respiratory chain complex I subunit 1 family protein produces the protein MPVLEMPSWGMVALALTQAIAMLALAPLATGFNRVLRAKMHSRQGPGLLQDYRDIAKLLRRQEVTPEPAGIIFNLMPALLIAALLLVGMALPTLTHESPFPIAGDLITDIYLFAIFRFFFSLSGLDSGSMFAGIGARRELTLGILVEPILVLACFIMAMMVGSSDLGNISSYVATQPLAAPIATLLAGAACAFAVFVEMGKLPFDCAEAEQELQEGPLTEYSGAGLALLKLSIGLKQLVVVQLFLVIFLPFGKAANWSLPALIGAALILACKLLVAFLLAGIIENAMARTQFVRTHKLTRYGLGLALLALLAYLVGI
- a CDS encoding hydrogenase large subunit, translating into MTIAISDRIGCDYIQQVRAQLPHAIVDEEWQTADQATITVKPTSLVETASLIFHQLGGWLPLSFANDERSLNGHFAVYHVFSMEGDTKCWITVKVLVDADTQEYPSITPTIPAAVWGEREIRDMYGLRAIGLPDERRLVLPDDWPEDIHPLRKDAMDYRQRPMPTTDTETYPFVNELGSDANRIVPVGPLHITSDEPGHFRLFVDGEDIIDADYRLFYVHRGMEKLAETRMGYNEVAFLTDRVCGICGFTHSVAYTTSVENAMGIVVPERAKMIRAVLLEVERLHSHILNIGLSSHFTGFDTGFMQFFRVREKSMTLAELLTGARKTYGLNLIGGVRRDIFKEDRIKGAQLVRELRNELKPLVAMLLDTANISSRLIGIGKLDPQIARDFSCVGPMVRASGFKRDVRRVHDFAGYRELPMEIQTKAGCDVQSRVLVRIHELYDSLDMIEFGLEHLPQGPLLTEGFTYQPGKFALGFTEAPRGENVHWSMTGDNQKLFRWRCRAATYANWPALRYMLRGNTVADAPLIIGSLDPCYSCTDRVTLVDPKKGKSTVVSYKEIERYGIDRKNSPLK
- a CDS encoding formate hydrogenlyase complex iron-sulfur subunit, whose product is MIKLFKTILKAGTPTAKYPFAPYEVNRDFRGKPKYQADQCIACAACTKACPANALVMEVDMETGERRWEISMARCIFCGRCEEVCPTRAIALSPEFELAVTNKADLYEEARFALAPCTLCGTYFAPSKLVALVEDTLKQAGTPLATPERLHHCPDCKRKQSMLSQPDSALITPIATPMAAQKEWM
- a CDS encoding NADH-quinone oxidoreductase subunit B family protein, which produces MSKIKGIEPVVGHAHTRAVPLAQDPETTKLKKTLLKDIRRSAYVYRVDCGGCNACEIEIFATITPLFDAERFGIKVVASPRHADILLFTGAVTRAMRVPALRAYEAAPDPKICIAYGACGCDGGIFHDLYCVWGGTDKIVPVDVYIPGCPPTPAATIYGFAVALGLLEQKLKATSHEVQPGERVELRHTGIPNEIRVMIEREARRMAGYRQGRIIADEFMALLEGATQQDVDLRIQSYLDQHDDPRLSEIVNNLANACLNRAAGKGEAVHG